One part of the Brevundimonas subvibrioides ATCC 15264 genome encodes these proteins:
- a CDS encoding SUF system Fe-S cluster assembly protein gives MNDQTISKSETFADAWAEPQTAALPQAELDRLTEDLIAALKTVFDPEIPVDVYELGLIYKVDLSDDRDVLIDMTLTAPGCPVAGEMPGWIEDAVMKVEGIKSARANLVFEPPWDPSKMSDEAKLALNMF, from the coding sequence ATGAACGACCAGACGATCAGCAAGAGCGAGACGTTCGCGGACGCCTGGGCGGAGCCGCAGACGGCCGCCCTGCCGCAGGCGGAGCTGGACCGGCTGACCGAGGACCTGATCGCGGCGCTGAAGACCGTGTTCGATCCGGAGATCCCGGTGGACGTCTATGAGCTGGGCCTGATCTACAAGGTCGATCTGTCGGACGACAGGGACGTGCTGATCGACATGACGCTGACGGCTCCCGGCTGTCCGGTGGCGGGCGAGATGCCCGGCTGGATCGAGGACGCGGTGATGAAGGTCGAGGGCATCAAGTCCGCCCGCGCCAACCTGGTGTTCGAGCCGCCGTGGGATCCGTCCAAGATGAGCGACGAGGCCAAGCTGGCCTTGAACATGTTCTGA
- a CDS encoding TfoX/Sxy family protein encodes MAYDPEFGDWVREQFAGLGPVEIKRMFGGAAVYANGLIFALLDDGVVWLKADETNAPLLVEAGARQFTFPTKDGQTMSMAYWSMPEPAMDDPDESVAWARQSIEVALRKAAAKRPRKVKA; translated from the coding sequence ATGGCCTATGACCCCGAGTTCGGCGACTGGGTGCGAGAGCAGTTCGCCGGGCTGGGGCCTGTCGAGATCAAGCGGATGTTCGGCGGGGCGGCGGTCTATGCCAACGGCCTGATCTTCGCCCTGCTGGACGATGGCGTCGTCTGGCTGAAGGCCGATGAAACCAATGCGCCCCTGCTGGTCGAGGCCGGAGCGCGACAGTTCACCTTTCCGACCAAGGACGGGCAGACGATGAGCATGGCCTACTGGTCGATGCCGGAACCGGCGATGGACGATCCCGACGAGTCCGTGGCCTGGGCCCGCCAGTCGATCGAGGTCGCCCTGCGGAAGGCGGCCGCCAAACGACCGCGGAAGGTGAAAGCCTAG
- a CDS encoding MetQ/NlpA family ABC transporter substrate-binding protein encodes MFRRTLILAAAALALAACGQGAEKAADGSAPLIVGATAVPHAEILEFLKPTLAAEGFPIEIKVFNDYVQPNTQLAEKRIDANYFQTKPYLDEFNAARGATLITVAGVHVEPLGAYSRRHRALADLPNGADVALPNDASNTGRSLLLLQSAGLITLRDPANPLQTVRDIATNPKNLTFREIEAATLPRVLDQVDLAVINTNYALDAGLKPRTDALALEGGDSPYVNYLVARPDNQNDPRIQALARALRSQAVKDFIAQKYDGAVVPAA; translated from the coding sequence ATGTTCCGACGCACCCTGATCCTGGCCGCCGCCGCGCTGGCCCTCGCCGCCTGCGGTCAGGGGGCCGAGAAGGCCGCCGACGGCTCAGCGCCCCTGATCGTGGGCGCGACGGCCGTCCCGCATGCGGAGATCCTGGAGTTCCTCAAGCCCACGCTCGCGGCCGAGGGTTTCCCGATCGAGATCAAGGTGTTCAACGACTACGTTCAGCCCAACACCCAGCTGGCCGAGAAGCGGATCGACGCCAACTATTTCCAGACCAAGCCCTATCTGGACGAGTTCAACGCCGCGCGCGGCGCGACCCTGATCACCGTGGCCGGCGTCCACGTCGAGCCGCTGGGGGCGTATTCGCGGCGGCACCGGGCCCTTGCCGATCTGCCCAATGGGGCGGACGTGGCCCTGCCCAACGACGCGTCGAACACGGGACGATCGCTGCTGCTGCTGCAGTCGGCCGGTCTGATCACCCTGCGCGATCCCGCCAATCCCCTCCAGACCGTGCGCGACATCGCGACCAATCCGAAGAACCTGACCTTCCGCGAAATCGAGGCCGCGACCCTGCCGCGCGTGCTGGACCAGGTCGATCTGGCCGTGATCAACACCAACTATGCGCTGGACGCGGGCCTGAAGCCCCGGACCGATGCGCTCGCGCTGGAGGGCGGCGACAGCCCCTATGTCAACTATCTGGTGGCCCGGCCCGACAACCAGAACGACCCCCGCATCCAGGCCCTGGCGCGGGCCCTGCGGAGCCAGGCGGTGAAGGACTTCATCGCGCAGAAGTACGACGGCGCGGTCGTCCCGGCGGCTTGA
- a CDS encoding aminotransferase class V-fold PLP-dependent enzyme, whose product MADGATLNNPHPQSEATRGRGTARSGVEGATPDTVLASAPSTTSWSPSPAKGGGGFDVHAARAQFPILSRTVNGKPLVYLDSAASAQKPRAVIDALTAAMEGSYSNVHRGLHTLANETTEAFEQARETVARFLNAESPDQIVWTKGGTEAFNLVAAGLAQSLKPGDEIVTTQMEHHANIVPWSMLRDRLGIVLKWAPVLDDGSLDMAGLAALIGPRTKLVAVTHMSNVLGTVNDVRAVADLAHAAGALVLVDGCQGAVHCSPDVQALDCDFYVFTGHKLYGPTGIGGMYGKRAALEALPPYQGGGEMIATVTEDAVTYAGIPHRFEAGTPPILEAIGLGAALEWFMAFDRQAVAAHERALYDHVVARLSGLNWLRIIGEAPGKGAILTFTVEGAHAHDVAQILDRYGVAVRAGLHCAEPLSKRFGITSSARASFALYNTVEDADAFVDALIKAREFFV is encoded by the coding sequence ATGGCTGACGGCGCGACTCTGAACAATCCTCACCCGCAAAGCGAAGCGACGCGGGGGAGGGGGACCGCGCGAAGCGGGGTGGAGGGGGCGACCCCAGACACGGTGCTTGCGTCCGCCCCCTCCACCACTTCGTGGTCCCCCTCCCCCGCGAAGGGCGGGGGAGGATTTGATGTGCATGCCGCGCGCGCCCAGTTCCCGATCCTGTCGCGAACGGTGAACGGCAAGCCGCTGGTCTATCTGGACTCGGCCGCCTCGGCGCAGAAGCCGCGGGCGGTGATCGACGCCCTGACGGCGGCGATGGAGGGGTCCTATTCCAACGTCCACCGGGGCCTGCACACCCTGGCCAACGAGACGACCGAGGCCTTCGAACAGGCGCGGGAAACTGTCGCCCGGTTCCTGAACGCCGAGAGCCCCGACCAGATCGTCTGGACCAAGGGCGGGACCGAGGCCTTCAACCTCGTCGCGGCCGGGCTGGCGCAGAGCCTGAAGCCCGGCGACGAGATCGTCACGACCCAGATGGAGCACCACGCCAACATCGTGCCCTGGTCGATGCTGCGCGACCGGCTGGGCATCGTGCTGAAATGGGCCCCGGTGCTGGACGACGGATCGCTGGACATGGCCGGTCTGGCCGCGCTGATCGGGCCGAGGACGAAGCTGGTCGCCGTGACCCATATGTCCAACGTGCTGGGCACGGTGAACGACGTGCGCGCCGTCGCCGATCTGGCCCATGCGGCCGGGGCGCTGGTGCTGGTCGACGGCTGTCAGGGGGCGGTGCACTGCAGCCCGGATGTCCAGGCGCTGGACTGCGACTTCTACGTCTTCACCGGCCACAAGCTGTATGGCCCGACCGGCATCGGAGGGATGTACGGCAAGCGCGCGGCGCTGGAGGCCCTGCCGCCGTATCAGGGCGGGGGCGAGATGATCGCCACCGTCACCGAGGATGCGGTGACCTATGCCGGCATCCCGCACCGGTTCGAGGCGGGCACGCCGCCCATCCTCGAGGCCATCGGTCTGGGCGCGGCGCTGGAATGGTTCATGGCCTTCGACCGCCAGGCCGTCGCGGCGCATGAGCGGGCGCTGTACGACCATGTCGTGGCCCGCCTGTCGGGACTGAACTGGCTGCGGATCATCGGCGAGGCCCCGGGCAAGGGGGCCATCCTGACCTTCACGGTCGAAGGGGCCCACGCCCACGACGTGGCGCAGATTCTGGACCGCTATGGCGTGGCCGTGCGGGCCGGACTGCATTGCGCCGAGCCTTTGTCGAAGCGATTTGGCATCACATCGAGCGCGCGGGCCAGCTTCGCCCTATATAACACCGTGGAAGATGCGGATGCCTTCGTGGACGCGCTGATCAAGGCGCGGGAGTTCTTTGTATGA
- a CDS encoding methionine ABC transporter permease, with amino-acid sequence MEFFAEVDWPEILRATRDTLLMLFGAMALTVVFGIPLGVLLYLSGKGRLAANPVLNGVLSLVVNILRSVPFIILLIVMLPVTVILVGTSLGVAGAIPPLVVGAAPFYARLVETALREVDKGVVEATQAMGGSTWQIVTRALLPEAMPGIIAGGTVTAIALVSYTAMAGVVGAGGLGDLAIRFGYQRFQTDVMVVTVVLLLLLVQILQMIGDRLVARVSHR; translated from the coding sequence ATGGAGTTCTTCGCCGAGGTCGACTGGCCTGAAATCCTGCGCGCGACGCGCGACACCCTGCTGATGCTGTTCGGCGCCATGGCCCTGACGGTCGTGTTCGGCATCCCGCTGGGGGTGCTGCTGTATCTGTCCGGCAAGGGGCGGCTGGCGGCCAATCCCGTGCTGAACGGGGTGCTGTCGCTGGTGGTCAATATCCTGCGCTCGGTGCCCTTCATCATCCTGCTGATCGTCATGCTGCCGGTGACGGTGATCCTGGTCGGGACCTCTCTGGGCGTGGCGGGGGCCATCCCGCCGCTGGTAGTCGGGGCCGCGCCCTTCTACGCGCGTCTGGTCGAGACCGCGCTGCGCGAGGTGGACAAGGGGGTGGTCGAGGCGACCCAGGCCATGGGCGGGTCGACCTGGCAGATCGTGACGCGCGCCCTGCTGCCCGAGGCCATGCCCGGCATCATCGCCGGCGGCACGGTCACGGCGATCGCCCTGGTCAGCTATACCGCCATGGCGGGCGTGGTCGGGGCCGGGGGGCTGGGCGACCTGGCGATCCGGTTCGGCTATCAGCGGTTCCAGACCGATGTGATGGTGGTGACCGTAGTTCTGCTGCTGCTGCTCGTACAAATTCTGCAGATGATCGGCGACCGTCTGGTCGCTAGGGTCTCGCACCGCTGA
- the sufD gene encoding Fe-S cluster assembly protein SufD, translating to MTALDLRDPSTFPSRRVEAWKYTDLARVLRETPPPSPAVTIAPGGPFAALGGEELAFANGRAVGADAFVASGEQTLRLRFVSDATGTGHSAAVRIAVRPGARLTLLESHEGSGSAYVANTRIELDIPAGAEVTRVVLIDEPADAISVAVTSVKTAAGAVYRQTTVTHGARLQRQETHLAHGGEGTEIVLDGLYALSGERHSDLTSVVRHNGLNGVTSQLTKGVVRDTARGVFQGKIVVERGADGTDARMGHHALILGERAEVDAKPELEIYADDVQCAHGNTVGNLDESALFYMEQRGIPADEARALLTQAFLFEVVDRIADEGAREEVRSWLTARL from the coding sequence GTGACGGCGCTGGACCTTCGCGACCCCTCGACCTTCCCGTCCCGGCGGGTCGAGGCGTGGAAATACACCGATCTGGCCCGCGTCCTGCGCGAGACGCCGCCGCCTTCGCCGGCCGTGACGATTGCCCCGGGCGGGCCGTTCGCGGCGCTCGGCGGCGAGGAATTGGCCTTCGCCAACGGCCGGGCGGTCGGGGCGGACGCCTTCGTCGCCTCGGGCGAGCAGACGCTGCGGCTGCGGTTCGTCTCGGACGCCACGGGCACGGGCCACAGCGCGGCGGTACGGATCGCGGTGCGACCCGGCGCGCGCCTGACCCTGCTGGAAAGCCATGAAGGCTCCGGCTCAGCCTACGTCGCCAACACACGGATCGAGCTGGACATTCCGGCCGGAGCGGAAGTCACCCGGGTCGTGCTGATCGACGAGCCGGCCGACGCGATCTCGGTCGCCGTGACGAGCGTGAAGACGGCCGCGGGCGCGGTCTATCGCCAGACGACGGTCACCCATGGCGCGCGCCTGCAGCGGCAGGAAACCCATCTGGCGCACGGCGGCGAGGGGACGGAGATCGTTCTGGACGGGCTCTACGCCCTGTCCGGCGAGCGCCATTCCGACCTGACCAGCGTGGTCCGCCACAACGGCCTGAACGGTGTCACCTCCCAGCTGACCAAGGGCGTGGTGCGCGACACCGCGCGCGGCGTGTTCCAGGGCAAGATCGTGGTCGAGCGCGGGGCCGACGGCACCGACGCGCGGATGGGCCACCATGCCCTGATCCTGGGCGAACGGGCCGAGGTGGACGCCAAGCCCGAGCTGGAAATCTATGCCGACGACGTGCAGTGCGCCCACGGCAACACGGTCGGCAATCTGGACGAGAGCGCCCTGTTCTACATGGAGCAGCGCGGCATCCCGGCCGATGAGGCGCGGGCCCTGCTGACCCAGGCCTTCCTGTTCGAGGTCGTCGATCGCATCGCGGACGAAGGCGCGAGGGAGGAGGTCCGGTCATGGCTGACGGCGCGACTCTGA
- a CDS encoding DEAD/DEAH box helicase yields MTEFSALGLSPTTLQAVIDTGYTTATPIQAQAIPVALAGRDVLGIAQTGTGKTAAFTLPLIERLSKGRARARMPRALVLAPTRELADQVAMSFEKYAKGTKLSWVLLIGGVSMGDQVAALNKGVDVLIATPGRLLDLFERGKMMLNGVELMVVDEADRMLDMGFIPDIERIFKLTPPKRQTLFFSATMPPEITRLTQAFLKDPTRIEASRPAMTAETITQYLVRIPSSDPKAKRAALRELMARADVRNGIVFCNRKSEVDVVAKSLKQHGFDAAPIHGDLDQSLRTKTLADFRSGALKILVASDVAARGLDIPDVSHVFNYDVSHHADDYVHRIGRTGRAGKLGQAFMIVTPADDKSLDKVMKLIKMSPEELVLDLDWSNLGGGSPRRSDAKSDARPARGKSRTETVAKPVEEPADPVVRAPVADAPVASDEPPARRTRSRRSSKASTPAASAEPVAPVAEAPTIVEPTAEPRQPAAEPRLRQADRRPGGRAGHDPAPVREGAGFGGDVPAFLRRPVTLKG; encoded by the coding sequence ATGACCGAATTTTCCGCTCTGGGCCTCTCGCCCACGACCCTGCAAGCCGTCATCGACACCGGCTACACCACGGCCACCCCCATTCAGGCCCAGGCCATTCCCGTGGCCTTGGCGGGCCGCGACGTGCTCGGCATCGCCCAGACCGGCACCGGCAAGACCGCCGCCTTCACCCTCCCCCTCATCGAACGGCTGTCCAAGGGCCGCGCCCGGGCCCGTATGCCCCGCGCCCTCGTCCTGGCCCCCACCCGCGAACTGGCCGACCAGGTCGCCATGTCGTTCGAGAAATACGCCAAGGGCACCAAGCTGAGCTGGGTCCTGCTGATCGGCGGCGTCTCCATGGGCGACCAGGTCGCGGCGCTGAACAAGGGCGTCGATGTCCTGATCGCCACGCCGGGCCGTCTGTTGGACCTGTTCGAACGCGGCAAGATGATGCTGAACGGCGTCGAACTCATGGTCGTCGACGAGGCCGACCGCATGCTCGACATGGGCTTCATTCCCGACATCGAGCGCATCTTCAAACTGACGCCGCCCAAGCGCCAGACCCTGTTCTTCTCGGCCACCATGCCGCCCGAGATCACCCGTCTGACCCAGGCCTTCCTCAAGGATCCGACCCGGATCGAGGCGTCGCGCCCCGCCATGACGGCCGAGACCATCACCCAGTATCTGGTCCGCATCCCCTCCAGCGACCCCAAGGCCAAGCGCGCCGCCCTGCGCGAGCTGATGGCTCGGGCCGACGTCCGCAACGGCATCGTCTTCTGCAATCGCAAATCCGAAGTCGATGTGGTCGCCAAGTCCCTCAAACAGCATGGCTTCGATGCCGCGCCGATCCATGGCGATCTGGATCAGTCCCTGCGGACGAAGACCCTGGCCGATTTCCGCTCGGGCGCGCTGAAGATCCTGGTGGCGTCCGACGTCGCTGCGCGTGGACTGGACATTCCCGACGTCAGCCACGTCTTCAACTACGACGTCTCGCACCACGCCGACGACTACGTCCACCGCATCGGCCGCACCGGCCGCGCGGGCAAGCTGGGTCAGGCCTTCATGATCGTGACCCCGGCCGACGACAAGTCGCTGGATAAGGTGATGAAGCTGATCAAGATGAGCCCCGAGGAACTGGTGCTCGACCTCGACTGGTCGAACCTCGGCGGTGGATCTCCCCGTCGCAGCGACGCCAAATCCGATGCGCGTCCTGCGCGCGGCAAGAGCCGGACCGAAACCGTGGCAAAGCCCGTCGAGGAGCCCGCTGATCCGGTCGTGCGCGCGCCCGTCGCCGACGCCCCGGTCGCGTCGGACGAGCCCCCCGCACGCCGCACCCGAAGCCGCCGGTCCAGCAAGGCATCGACCCCTGCGGCCTCGGCCGAGCCCGTCGCGCCGGTGGCCGAAGCCCCGACGATCGTCGAGCCGACGGCCGAACCGCGCCAGCCTGCGGCCGAGCCACGCCTGCGCCAGGCCGACCGCCGCCCCGGCGGCCGGGCCGGTCACGATCCTGCGCCCGTACGCGAGGGCGCGGGCTTCGGCGGCGATGTTCCCGCCTTCCTCCGCCGGCCGGTCACACTCAAGGGTTGA
- the sufC gene encoding Fe-S cluster assembly ATPase SufC yields the protein MLKINNLHVSVGDKPILKGLTLDVPAGEVHAIMGPNGAGKSTLGYALSGRPGYEATEGAVSWNGQDLLELDPAARAAEGVFLSFQYPIEIPGVPALTFVRTALNAQKRARGEEEVSAPAFLKQVKAASAALKMDFEMLKRPLNVGFSGGEKKRMEILQMALLEPSLLILDETDSGLDIDALRIVSEGVNALRSPDRAMLVITHYQRLLDYIKPDRVHVLAAGRIVASGGPELALQLEAEGYDKYLPQAA from the coding sequence ATGCTCAAGATCAACAACCTCCACGTTTCCGTCGGCGACAAGCCGATCCTCAAGGGCCTGACGCTCGACGTTCCGGCGGGCGAGGTGCACGCCATCATGGGGCCGAACGGGGCCGGCAAGTCGACGCTGGGCTACGCCCTGTCGGGGCGGCCCGGCTATGAGGCGACCGAGGGCGCGGTGTCGTGGAACGGGCAGGACCTGCTCGAGCTTGACCCGGCTGCGCGGGCGGCCGAGGGCGTCTTCCTGTCCTTCCAGTATCCGATCGAGATCCCCGGCGTCCCCGCCCTGACCTTCGTGCGCACGGCGCTGAACGCCCAGAAGCGGGCGCGGGGCGAGGAGGAGGTGTCCGCCCCGGCCTTCCTGAAACAGGTCAAGGCGGCGTCGGCGGCGCTGAAGATGGACTTCGAGATGCTGAAGCGGCCGCTCAACGTCGGCTTCTCGGGTGGCGAGAAGAAGCGGATGGAGATCCTGCAGATGGCCCTGCTGGAGCCGTCGCTGCTGATCCTCGACGAGACCGATTCCGGCCTCGACATCGACGCCCTGCGGATCGTGTCGGAGGGGGTGAACGCCCTGCGTTCGCCTGATCGCGCCATGCTGGTGATCACCCACTATCAGCGGCTGCTCGACTACATCAAACCTGACCGGGTCCATGTGCTGGCCGCCGGCCGGATCGTGGCCTCGGGCGGGCCGGAGCTGGCGCTGCAGCTGGAGGCGGAAGGGTACGACAAATACCTGCCGCAGGCCGCGTGA
- a CDS encoding GGDEF domain-containing protein has translation MSTQVQTTLRSPEAFALARRAVDEMERAGVWPTPLNFELWIHWLGDPDGALGQEMTRLLGDGTAFTDGTAEMLAAEYLPRGRLSEEIRDAGAVLNRELSTVSEAIAKAQKSQAAYGQTLAGASAHLESSAEPSALLGVVSTLSRATTQVQAENATLEKRLETSTKEVARLREHLEQVRRDAMTDALTNLANRKAFDEELLRACDEAEKKRQPMSLAVLDIDHFKRFNDTWGHQTGDQVLRYVASVIGRISKAPRVAARYGGEEFAIIFPSESAALVEAALNQIREEIGSRALRRRSTNDELGAVTISGGLAQRRPGETGSSLLDRADEALYASKRAGRNKITNGERLEEAA, from the coding sequence ATGTCGACACAGGTCCAGACAACGCTGCGTAGCCCCGAAGCATTCGCTTTGGCCCGGCGCGCCGTGGATGAAATGGAACGTGCCGGCGTCTGGCCGACGCCCCTGAACTTCGAACTGTGGATTCACTGGCTCGGTGATCCCGACGGCGCTCTCGGCCAGGAAATGACCCGGTTGCTCGGCGACGGCACGGCCTTCACCGACGGCACGGCCGAGATGCTGGCGGCTGAATATCTGCCGCGCGGCCGACTGTCCGAGGAAATCCGCGATGCCGGCGCCGTCCTGAACCGCGAGTTGTCGACGGTTTCGGAGGCGATCGCCAAGGCCCAGAAATCCCAGGCCGCCTATGGCCAGACCCTGGCCGGCGCTTCCGCCCATCTGGAAAGCTCCGCCGAACCGTCGGCCCTGCTCGGCGTCGTCTCCACGCTCTCCAGGGCCACCACGCAGGTCCAGGCCGAGAATGCCACCCTGGAAAAACGGCTGGAAACCTCGACCAAGGAGGTCGCCCGACTTCGCGAGCACCTGGAACAGGTCCGCCGCGACGCCATGACGGACGCCCTGACCAACCTCGCCAACCGCAAGGCCTTCGACGAAGAGCTGCTGCGCGCCTGCGACGAGGCCGAGAAGAAGCGCCAGCCGATGAGCCTCGCGGTGCTCGACATCGACCATTTCAAGCGCTTCAACGACACCTGGGGCCACCAGACCGGCGATCAGGTCCTGCGGTATGTCGCCAGCGTCATCGGCCGCATCTCCAAGGCCCCGCGCGTCGCGGCCCGCTACGGTGGCGAAGAGTTCGCCATCATCTTCCCCTCCGAAAGCGCTGCGCTGGTGGAAGCCGCCCTGAACCAGATTCGGGAAGAGATCGGCAGCCGCGCCCTGCGCCGGCGGTCCACCAACGACGAGCTCGGGGCCGTCACCATCTCCGGCGGTCTGGCCCAGCGCCGCCCCGGCGAGACCGGATCCTCATTGCTCGACCGCGCCGACGAGGCGCTCTATGCGTCCAAACGGGCCGGCCGGAACAAGATCACCAACGGTGAGCGCCTGGAAGAAGCCGCCTGA
- a CDS encoding methionine ABC transporter ATP-binding protein, whose translation MIRLEGVTKRYRSAAGERVALDAVDLAVARGQVFGVVGRSGAGKSTLIRTINRLETPNAGKVFVGDQEITALKPAELRAARRRIGMIFQHFNLLNAKTIAENVAFPLRLEGRPAAEVARRTAELLDQLGLAEHARKHPAQLSGGQKQRVGIARALACSPEVLLCDEATSALDPETTDEILGLLDGLNRDLGLTIVLITHQMEVVRRVCDRVAVLKDGRLVEEGATADVFLHPRSPVTRAMLAEGEGGETFDASVVPAGGRLAKLTFRGGSTYEPELSRVARSAGVDYSILSGRISRIRGEPYGQMVVAFTGGDADAAVAQLAARGVVVEAL comes from the coding sequence ATGATCCGGCTGGAAGGGGTCACCAAGCGCTATCGAAGCGCTGCGGGCGAACGTGTGGCGCTCGACGCCGTCGATCTGGCGGTCGCGCGCGGGCAGGTCTTCGGCGTGGTCGGGCGGTCCGGCGCGGGCAAGTCCACCCTGATCCGCACGATCAACCGGCTGGAGACGCCCAACGCGGGCAAGGTCTTCGTCGGCGATCAGGAGATCACGGCGCTGAAGCCTGCCGAGCTGCGCGCCGCGCGGCGCAGGATCGGCATGATCTTCCAGCACTTCAACCTGCTGAACGCCAAGACCATCGCCGAGAACGTGGCCTTCCCCTTGCGGCTGGAGGGTCGGCCGGCGGCCGAGGTGGCGCGGCGGACCGCGGAGTTGCTGGATCAGCTGGGCCTGGCCGAACACGCGCGCAAACATCCGGCCCAGCTGTCGGGCGGGCAGAAGCAGAGGGTCGGCATCGCCCGCGCTTTGGCCTGCAGCCCCGAGGTCCTGCTGTGCGACGAGGCGACCAGCGCGCTGGATCCGGAGACGACGGACGAGATCCTCGGCCTGCTGGACGGGCTGAACCGTGACCTGGGCCTGACCATCGTGCTGATCACCCACCAGATGGAGGTGGTTCGGCGTGTCTGCGACCGGGTGGCGGTGCTGAAGGACGGGCGTCTGGTGGAGGAGGGGGCCACGGCCGATGTCTTCCTGCATCCCAGATCGCCGGTGACCCGCGCCATGCTGGCCGAAGGCGAGGGCGGCGAGACGTTCGACGCCTCGGTCGTGCCGGCGGGCGGGCGGCTGGCCAAGCTGACGTTCCGGGGTGGGTCGACCTATGAGCCGGAGCTGAGCCGCGTCGCCCGGTCGGCCGGGGTGGACTATTCGATCCTGTCGGGCCGCATCAGCCGCATCCGCGGCGAACCCTATGGCCAGATGGTCGTGGCCTTCACCGGCGGCGACGCCGATGCCGCCGTGGCCCAGCTGGCCGCGCGTGGCGTGGTCGTGGAGGCGCTGTGA
- a CDS encoding lysophospholipid acyltransferase family protein has translation MRSFAFNLAYWILSIGYGLTAAFAALIPGRDATAFVIRRYVHRMVQAMRLLAGIRIEVRGRDRLPTGAFIIASKHQSWGDGFATYDQFDDLAFVTGDHLEKFPLLGTVLKKLGAIVVNNCGGREARDSLKQSGATAHAEGRKILIYPEGNLAKTGEKFRYRSGVWHMYRDFDMPVVPLASNLGLFWPQEAYAKHPGTATLEFLDPIPTGLGKEAFLERLEAIVEARTAELIAEARGGPVIPNVRVLAPDEMAKQARAARA, from the coding sequence ATGCGCAGTTTCGCCTTCAACCTCGCCTACTGGATCCTGTCGATCGGTTACGGTCTGACGGCCGCCTTCGCCGCCCTGATCCCCGGCCGGGACGCCACCGCCTTCGTCATTCGCCGCTATGTCCACCGGATGGTGCAGGCGATGCGGCTTCTGGCGGGCATCCGGATCGAGGTGCGTGGCCGGGACCGCCTGCCGACGGGGGCCTTCATCATCGCCTCCAAGCACCAGAGCTGGGGCGACGGCTTCGCCACCTACGACCAGTTCGACGACCTGGCCTTCGTCACCGGCGATCACCTCGAGAAATTTCCGCTGCTGGGCACGGTGCTGAAGAAGCTCGGGGCCATCGTCGTGAACAACTGCGGCGGCCGCGAAGCGCGCGATTCCCTGAAGCAGAGCGGCGCGACCGCCCATGCCGAGGGCCGCAAGATCCTGATCTATCCCGAGGGCAACCTGGCCAAAACGGGCGAGAAGTTCCGCTATCGGTCGGGGGTCTGGCACATGTATCGCGACTTCGACATGCCCGTCGTCCCCCTGGCGTCGAACCTCGGTCTGTTCTGGCCGCAGGAGGCCTATGCCAAGCATCCCGGAACGGCGACGCTGGAGTTCCTCGACCCGATCCCGACGGGTCTGGGCAAGGAGGCGTTCCTCGAACGCCTGGAGGCCATCGTCGAGGCCCGCACCGCAGAGCTGATCGCCGAGGCCCGCGGCGGGCCGGTGATCCCGAACGTGCGGGTACTGGCTCCCGACGAGATGGCGAAACAGGCCAGGGCCGCCCGCGCCTAG
- a CDS encoding HesB/IscA family protein — MSELQTTARPRRPRPKVVTLTEAAAERVREIMANAEKAYVALRVGVKNGGCAGQEYTFAYAEEIGPMDEVVEDKGVTILIDPKAILFLIGSEVDYETSKLSSKFVFRNPNQTDACGCGESVTIIPAKALEAD; from the coding sequence ATGAGCGAGCTTCAGACCACAGCCCGTCCCCGCCGGCCGCGCCCCAAGGTCGTGACCCTGACCGAGGCCGCCGCCGAACGCGTGCGCGAGATCATGGCCAATGCCGAGAAGGCCTATGTCGCCCTGCGTGTCGGGGTGAAGAATGGCGGCTGCGCGGGTCAGGAATACACCTTCGCCTATGCCGAGGAGATCGGCCCCATGGACGAGGTGGTCGAGGACAAGGGCGTCACCATCCTGATCGACCCCAAGGCGATCCTGTTCCTGATCGGGTCGGAAGTGGACTACGAGACGTCGAAACTGTCGTCCAAGTTCGTGTTCCGCAATCCGAACCAGACCGACGCCTGCGGTTGCGGCGAGAGCGTCACCATCATCCCCGCGAAAGCCCTCGAGGCCGACTGA